From the genome of Setaria viridis chromosome 1, Setaria_viridis_v4.0, whole genome shotgun sequence:
agcaggagggggCGCTTTCCCGGCAGGCACGAATGCACGATCGGTGGCCTTTTGGGATTAAATGATGAGCGCGAATTTTTGGTTGGGTTGATGCTGCTGCCGTTGGCTCGTTGCGTGCGTGGGATGCGACCAAGATGTCTGCAAGCTGCAGCCGTGAGAGAGGGATTCGCGTGGCTGGTTCGTAATCCACAGTGGTTTTGGACCGGCTCAGTGGATGCGTTTACGACTCTACAGGGAGGAGCAGAGTGGGCGATGAGCCGATGGTGCTGATGAAACGTCAGACCACCGATGAGCAGTACATGCTGCAAGTTTGCAATTTTATGCAAACAATCACGAAGCTCAAGCGACAACACTGGAATTTGTTTAAAACATTTGTTTACGGATGTCGAAGCACGGCCAGTCCGCCACCGAGAATAAAATCCGTAGCACGGAACTTCTTGGGAAGATGGAACGATGGATTTTATTACATCTACCTCCATGACATGCTTCTAAAAAAGAACACGACATGCTTCTCTAAAAGAAAGCATCATGTTTCAATTCCGGATGAATCTCTCTGTTATTTTATGACTAGCGTTTTCACTGCGATCACCAGTCACCAGTTCCATGTCAGTCGCACTGTCGTGAGCTTTGGAATATATCTGCCACACCAGAGCATGAGGTTTGCGGTTTGAGGACTCGGCCTGGTAAAAAGTAGTTTGGTCGCCAAAAACTTCCAAGAACAGCAAAGCGTTCAACTGTGCAGGGAGCCAGAGAATATGTAGCTTTTTACTGTGAAGATAGTACTGTCGAGTCCTTTTATCCCGTCTGAAATTTTTTTATAAGAAAGGCTCACGTGTTTGAGGTGAAAATACTCGGTCAAAAAGCGATGGAAGCAACCGTAGCTACGGCCTTTGCATGGGCAAATCTCGAGGATTTTATATCGACCGTGGAGTTCTCGATGTACTTTAACCAGTGTTGCAACTGTGGCACGATATCGATCAAAAACAAAGGGGAACATAAAAGGAAATACTATTTACAAAGAGCATAGTTCTAATTCAAAAAGGAAATTTAAAATAGAACATCGCTCCTTTAGTTCCCCTCTTTCCACCATTCAGCCTCGTTCAACAGCAAACTGTATACATTGTGTATTAATAGTTGCAAACATCACACATCTTAGTGGCCATTTTCTCGGTACTAAATGAAACCAAATAACTTACCTACATACGTACCTTCAAAATTTAAAAATGCACGCAGCAAGATTTTAGCTCCACTAATAGAATAAAAAATACACCTGGATGAAAAATTCAGAGTAGAGTACCGCATTTCCTAGACTACAATGTTATGCCATCGGAAGATAACATAGGAGCCTCCCTGATGTTATCCAAAGCAGAGCAAGAACCAAAGAATGATAGATCAGTTGTACCAAGAATATCGTTCTTCAGGTTGTCTTGGACTAGCATGAGGCTGTGGTGACCTTCCACCAAATCACTGTAAGCATTTCCATTCTGCATGAAACCAAGCATGGGTCCCCAATCAGCATGAGATTGGAGTCGATGCACCGATGACCACAACTCTGTAGAAGAATCATGCAAGCTATTCCAATCTGGCTTACAAGGCTGCGCTGAATATGAAGACAGGGAATTCAGACCACTGTCATTTGCATCAAGGGACAAAATGCTGCTGTTGTCCTCTTGGGGACAGCTAGTGATATATCTGAGAAGATGATCATCCTGAATTCTGAACTCGTCGTTTGAAAAACTTGAAGGGGTGAATTTCACAGGTAACTGATCTAACACCTGAAGAAGCCTATCAGAATTATCAGACAATTCTACCTCTCTCAAGTATTTCTCCTCCAGTCCAGCCAAACAAGATACACCAATAGCAGAATCATGCAGGCTCTTCGCACCCAGCTCATATGGATGCTCTAAAATTGAAAACATGGAATTCAGACAGCCTGTGTTTGCACTGAAAACCATTTTCTTGCTTTGACTTACATGAGAGTTGGAGATAAATCTGAAATCATTATTTTCCAGAATTTCATTTCCACTGTCCAAAAAGCTTAAAGCAGCTGATTTTGCAGGTAACTGATCAAACGTAGTTGCAAATCTGGCATCAGAATTGTCAAATGATCCTGCCTCTTTTGGGTCTTCCCTTTCCAGTCTAACTGAACTAGAAACACATTGTTTTGTGGAGCTATGGTAGTCAGGTTGCCAGGAGGTATTCAAGACCGCATATGGTACCGCGTGATGCTGCTCCTCAATCTGATAGGGGAAGGATAATCTATCTCGAAATGACTCAGTGAGTTTCACCGACAACATTGGGTTCCAGCCATGCTGATCATTTGAAGCAGTTTGAACATTCAAGCTCAACTCATTAGCTGAAGTTGTTCTTCTGTGGACGCATGGTTCGACATTATCTAGTAACAAGTTTGAAACCTGGTTGCCTCTCTTCCAATCAGAAGTCGAAATATCATTAACACACACCCATGGCAATGCCATGCACTCACGTGCTTTGCTATCTCCACAAGGTACGTCATGTTTCCAATCAATAAAACTTGGAAGACCCTGATTGTATCCCCATGGTAAAGCCATGAACTCACGTGCGTCATCACTTGCATCAGAGGATGAACTTTTACCAGTTCTTCTCAGCTTAGTTGATGGATTAAAGTCCCTTCGCCTGTAATCTAGCAAGTAATCAAATTGGCCTTTGGGAATAGCAGGAGCTTCTCTGTGGTCAATTTTACTGTGCCTCATCGACCCTTCTTGCTGCAGCATTACATTAATAACTATCAGTTGTGTAACTTTTATAATAATAAATAGTACTAATGTTGAGATCGCCCAAACAAAAGAACTAATGTGGCAGTACATTCTTGCCCCAATTGTTATATTGCAAAGTGCAAAGCGTACCTTTCTTGTGATGTTTTTGGCACCTAACCTCTGTAGGATGTCACCCACGAATTCCGACCTGAGAAATTTGCAATAATTATGTAACTACATACGAAAAAAATAAACCAATAGAATTCTGTGATTATGATTACAACCTTCTTTGGAACAGCTCAGCACTTCCCATCGAGACTGTTTTTGCAGCTATCATTAATAATTTGCTTCTCTTTTCTGAAAAGATCTGTCCACTTACAGGCTCTCTATCTATAAACACAAGTATAGGTGTCATGCTCTTAGCATCCCAGCTTAGTGCAGCAAAAGTTATTTTGCAGAGAAACAATAAAGCAAATACAAGTTTTGAGATGCACAGCAAAAATGTAAGTAGTCAAAAGCAAGTACTTGCGTCAGCCCATGATCGCCAGTAACATATGAGCATTTCAGAAACCCTAATTCATGCATATGTGTCGAAAGGAGTAAGGGAAAAAGGTACTTTGAAGGAACAGCACATGATTGTTGCCATAGTGTAATTTATTCTATCTAGTCAGATAACTTTATTGTTTCCTCTCCTAACCTTCTAAATGAAGACTAAAGAATCAGGGGAATCTTTATGATTTATTTCTCtcctagtgttttcatgcatgTGACATGGCTGAGCAATGCAGATAATGGGTATGGTAAAACTTCAGCGGCAGCAACCAAGGTATGTATGTATGCTGGAGGAATCACACTCACCAATATAACCTGAAGTGCCAGTAACATCAAATGATGTTTGAGCTATAGGTGCGAGAACATGAATACTCGGCAAGCAACCATGTGGGTTGAATTGAGGTGTATCCTTATCGTCACATTCTGTGTAAGAAGAAGGCCCATAGTTATAAAGAATATATAAGATGCAGCATTCATGATCAGAGGGGTTAAGATAAAGGATCAGACCAGAATGGGAGGATTGCACATTCACTTGCTCGCTAGGGATTTCCTCATTCTTAGCCGGTGTAGCAGGGGGGTCATCATAAACCACAGTATTTCCATGGACAGAGAACTTTCTGAGTGTAGTCACATTATGTGATTCTGCAAGACACAGCACATAGGAAGTTCATTCTAATGTCTAAAGTAAGAGGCACCAACAGAATAGGACAGCAAAGAAAGAGTATACACTCAATCCAATACCTCGTTTTTGTTTGGAGATCTTTGGCTCAAGTATTTGATGAGGATGTTTGTATAAACGAGTGCTATGGCCTGACTGTTCACACAATTTCTTAAAGAACTTGTATTCGGCAGTTTTCGCGTCACAAACTGCATAGAAAATGATGGATTAGATATAAGTTATTCCAATGTCTAGAAATATGCTTTTGGTTGTTTCGGTTGAAAATGTTAGCTATGCAGATCAGATAATCCCATATAAGAAAAATGTAGAATTAATGTGATTACAGTGGTAGAAAACCAGTAACATAATCACAGAACAGTTAATACCCCCTCGAAGTACTGAAATGCCAAAAGTCCAAGAACAAAAATAGATGGCATTTAACAGGACATTAATATACAGGAAATCCGAAAGGGAGGAATATTTAGTAATTTAAATGCAGCATGGTAGAAAGAGATGAATTACACTGAGACTTAGTGCAATATACCTCGAGGTTTGTTTTTCGCAACTTCTCTTATGTTAGCGACCTGTCTCCCGCCTATGTGGTGACTACCACCTTCACCTTCATTTGAAAATCGAACCCTTTTCCTTTGCCTTCCATCTGCCATTAGGTACTCATTGCATCAGACGAAAAGAGCAGAACGATTGCCAAGAGAGAGATGTCCAAGAATGTAGGGATAAGAAGCATAAGGCACCAAACAACAACGAAATCTACTAAAGTAAGAGCAAAACAACTCCATCGATGCACACGAACCCTATAATCAGCCTCCTTTCCGCCCATGACCGAACCGCAAGAACTCCTATCTCGCATTTCCAATTCAATTGCAATCAAATGCTGATTTATCTcgaacccaacccaacccccaCAAAGCCCACCTCCTCAACCACAAGCCAGCTACTTCGGGACCGATCCAAGAACCGCATCCCCCAGCACATACGCCGAAAGAAAACTAGGGAGATTCCTGAACACGAAACAAGCAGCACGAAGCGGTGGAGTTGGGCGAGACCTGGGGAAGAGGGCTCCGGGAGGGGCCTCGACGCCGGCGGGTGCTGGATGGTTGGGCCTCGCGGGTGCCGCGGGGGCTTCATCGAAGTGGAATGGGGCCGGCTGCTAGGGTTCCGGCGCTGGAGCCGgtccatcaccgccgccgcgccgtctcTTGGTCGGCGCGCGCCAAAACCCGGGGGCAGGAAAGGAAGCCGTTCTGCGTCTTGTCCCTTCGGTTCACGCGTTGTGGGCTTGCGGCGTTGGCTGCCCTGCCGAATTGCCGATGCGTCCAGTCTCCGCAGCGTGGGCCGTGGGCCGTTGCGACCAGACAACCTGTCTGCTATCACGCCTTCACACCGGT
Proteins encoded in this window:
- the LOC117843307 gene encoding uncharacterized protein, whose translation is MDRLQRRNPSSRPHSTSMKPPRHPRGPTIQHPPASRPLPEPSSPDGRQRKRVRFSNEGEGGSHHIGGRQVANIREVAKNKPRVCDAKTAEYKFFKKLCEQSGHSTRLYKHPHQILEPKISKQKRESHNVTTLRKFSVHGNTVVYDDPPATPAKNEEIPSEQVNVQSSHSECDDKDTPQFNPHGCLPSIHVLAPIAQTSFDVTGTSGYIDREPVSGQIFSEKRSKLLMIAAKTVSMGSAELFQRRSEFVGDILQRLGAKNITRKQEGSMRHSKIDHREAPAIPKGQFDYLLDYRRRDFNPSTKLRRTGKSSSSDASDDAREFMALPWGYNQGLPSFIDWKHDVPCGDSKARECMALPWVCVNDISTSDWKRGNQVSNLLLDNVEPCVHRRTTSANELSLNVQTASNDQHGWNPMLSVKLTESFRDRLSFPYQIEEQHHAVPYAVLNTSWQPDYHSSTKQCVSSSVRLEREDPKEAGSFDNSDARFATTFDQLPAKSAALSFLDSGNEILENNDFRFISNSHVSQSKKMVFSANTGCLNSMFSILEHPYELGAKSLHDSAIGVSCLAGLEEKYLREVELSDNSDRLLQVLDQLPVKFTPSSFSNDEFRIQDDHLLRYITSCPQEDNSSILSLDANDSGLNSLSSYSAQPCKPDWNSLHDSSTELWSSVHRLQSHADWGPMLGFMQNGNAYSDLVEGHHSLMLVQDNLKNDILGTTDLSFFGSCSALDNIREAPMLSSDGITL